A window of Phenylobacterium sp. NIBR 498073 genomic DNA:
CGAAACCGTCCGGCGCGGCCTGCAGCCGGTGCTCGAGGGCCGCCGCCTGTCGCGGGTCGAGGCGCGCCGCCCCGACCTGCGCTTTCCGTTTCCCGACGGCTTCGTCCAGCGCCTGACCGGCGCCACCATCCAGCGGCTGGAGCGGCGGGCGAAATACCTGATGGCGGTGCTGGACCGCGGCGAGACCCTGGTCATGCACTTAGGGATGAGCGGCCGCTTCGAGATCGCCCAGCCCGAGGGCTACCAGCGGCCCGGCGAGTTCCACTACGCCCCCGACCCCGATCCCAAGCACGCCCACGTGGTGTTCGAGGCCGACGACGGCGGGCGCGTCACCTATTACGACCCGCGCCGCTTCGGCTACATGGACCTGATCGAGACCGCGGCCATGGATCAGCACCCCTGGTTCGCCGGCCTGGGTCCCGAGCCGCTGTCGGACGCCTTCGACGCCCAGCGCCTGATCACCGCCTTCGCCGGCCGCAAGCAGGGCCCCAAGACCCTGCTGCTCGACCAGCGCGTCGTCGCGGGCCTGGGCAACATCTATGTCTGCGAGGCGCTG
This region includes:
- the mutM gene encoding bifunctional DNA-formamidopyrimidine glycosylase/DNA-(apurinic or apyrimidinic site) lyase — encoded protein: MPELPEVETVRRGLQPVLEGRRLSRVEARRPDLRFPFPDGFVQRLTGATIQRLERRAKYLMAVLDRGETLVMHLGMSGRFEIAQPEGYQRPGEFHYAPDPDPKHAHVVFEADDGGRVTYYDPRRFGYMDLIETAAMDQHPWFAGLGPEPLSDAFDAQRLITAFAGRKQGPKTLLLDQRVVAGLGNIYVCEALNRAKISPLKPAGSIKPAKLGPLVGIIREVLEEAIEAGGSTLKDYAAAAGALGYFQHRFRAYDREGEPCANPGCKGTIAREVQAGRSTFYCRTCQK